The Malus domestica chromosome 13, GDT2T_hap1 genome includes a window with the following:
- the LOC114820446 gene encoding protein FAR1-RELATED SEQUENCE 5-like, with amino-acid sequence MGNKLEIELLWGKSAEDQSGAGSVELVFSTVNDELKPKFKIEFESLDEGYTFYNNYALVVGFGIRENSNKKSSNGECWLRKEFVCCKECKKMVDTNPKPNKKGRRGDARIECKAKITLNKGIGSETFTATVFNESHNHPMSKMLKEHFEDEKEKNDSFYLKMEINEGRTLGNFFWADAKSRRAYDHFGDVIMFDTTFNTNVYGMMFAPLLGVNNHGQTAKPFK; translated from the exons ATGGGGAATAAGTTAGAAATAGAGCTACTATGGGGAAAGAGTGCAGAGGATCAATCTGGTGCAGGGAGTGTTGAATTAGTTTTTTCAACGGTAAACGATgagttgaaaccaaaatttaaaatagAGTTTGAGTCATTGGATGAAGGATATACTTTTTACAACAATTATGCACTTGTAGTGGGGTTTGGGATTCGGGAGAATAGTAATAAAAAGTCCAGTAATGGTGAATGTTGGTTACGGAAAGAATTTGTTTGTTGCAAAGAATGCAAGAAGATGGTGGATACTAATCCCAAACCTAATAAGAAAGGTAGGAGGGGAGATGCTAGAATTGAGTGCAAGGCAAAAATTACGCTGAATAAGGGAATTGGTAGTGAAACATTTACTGCAACAGTTTTCAATGAATCACACAACCACCCTATGTCAA AAATGTTGAAAGAGCATTTTGAGGATGAGAAAGAGAAAAACGATTCATTTTATTTGAAGATGGAGATTAACGAAGGCAGAACACTTGGGAATTTCTTTTGGGCGGATGCTAAGTCACGACGTGCTTACGACCATTTTGGTGATGTGATTATGTTTGACACCACTTTCAACACCAATGTGTATGGGATGATGTTTGCTCCTTTGTTAGGAGTTAACAACCATGGTCAAACCGCCAAGCCATTTAAATAG
- the LOC139190966 gene encoding uncharacterized protein, whose amino-acid sequence MADDRTSSESKPDASNPLFIHHSDHPAMVLVSKPLNGDNYSTWSRAMKISLSAKNKIGFVDGTVSQPSAKTQPNDHAAWKRCNDMIVAWIINSIDSDISDSILYMTSAHEIWDELQERYSQSNAPWIFQLQRDISCLSQDQLSIAAYYTKLKSLWDELSSYSDSSSCTCGAQNERNMLMQFLMGLNDSYSVVRGQILLMNPLPTIRQAYSSISQEEKQCSLSISRTTTATATMAVRQGHHSKSSGSSTRKPMHCTHCDQDYHTIDTCYQLHGYPPGHRLHKTNKSNPRGGNRSKRDTGSSLANIVSSEGPSVQEMQSVMSGLSDSQFQQILSIMNGKNVSAAPQANATTTTKRYHVGQKAYKLYDLTTHKFFTNRDVIFHEHIFPYQHHSISDDQLPLPGPVLPQPLLDYNVPSASPSAPTFPPVSPVESSPRPPPMFDAPPFFIPATAISALPAPVPPKPFVPSAPVLRCSDRRSAPPARFSDYVCPTLLFTQPIDSSSSSTGPTTGTRYILANFLTYHHFSPQQQSFLASISQQVEPHTYAHASLHSYWQAAMDFELHALEATNTWTLTHLPAGKTPIGCHWVYKIKHRSDGSIECYKARLVAKGYTQLEGVDYHDTFSPTAKMVTVRCLLALAATCDWSFLQLDVHNAFLHGDLHEENI is encoded by the exons ATGGCCGATGATCGAACTTCGAGCGAAAGCAAGCCTGATGCTTCCAATCCACTATTCATTCATCATTCAGACCACCCAGCTATGGTGCTGGTCTCGAAACCCCTTAATGGGGACAACTATTCCACCTGGTCCCGAGCCATGAAGATTTCCTTGAGTGCTAAAAACAAGATTGGTTTTGTTGATGGCACTGTTTCACAACCGTCAGCAAAAACCCAGCCGAATGATCATGCTGCATGGAAGAGATGCAACGACATGATTGTTGCCTGGATCATCAACTCAATCGATTCAGATATTTCAGACAGCATTCTCTACATGACTAGCGCTCATGAGATTTGGGACGAATTGCAAGAGCGCTACTCCCAAAGTAATGCCCCTTGGATTTTTCAATTGCAGCGGGATATTTCGTGTCTTTCTCAAGATCAACTCTCTATTGCAGCCTATTATACCAAGTTGAAGAGTCTGTGGGACGAGTTGTCTTCCTACAGTGATTCATCCTCATGCACATGCGGTGCTCAAAACGAAAGGAACATGTTGATGCAGTTCCTTATGGGACTCAATGATTCATATAGTGTTGTTCGAGGACAAATCCTCTTGATGAATCCGTTGCCTACTATACGTCAAGCTTACTCCTCAATCTCACAGGAAGAGAAACAATGCTCTTTGAGCATTTCTCGCACCACCACTGCAACAGCAACCATGGCAGTTCGCCAGGGCCACCATTCCAAGTCCTCAGGTTCTTCCACTCGCAAACCCATGCATTGTACGCATTGCGATCAAGATTACCACACTATTGATACTTGCTACCAGTTGCATGGGTACCCACCTGGGCATCGTCTTCATAAGACCAACAAATCCAATCCACGTGGTGGGAATCGCTCCAAACGAGACACCGGCTCTTCATTAGCCAACATAGTTTCCTCAGAAGGACCTTCTGTGCAAGAAATGCAGTCCGTGATGTCAGGTTTATCAGATTCTCAATTTCAACAAATTCTCAGTATCATGAATGGGAAAAATGTATCTGCTGCCCCTCAAGCCAATGCTACCACCACTACCAAAA GGTATCATGTTGGTCAAAAAGCCTATAAGCTCTACGACCTCACCACCCATAAGTTTTTTACCAATCGTGATGTCATTTTCCACGAGCATATTTTTCCTTACCAACATCACTCCATATCCGATGACCAACTTCCCCTTCCCGGACCTGTCTTACCTCAACCTCTTCTTGACTACAATGTTCCCTCTGCGTCCCCTTCCGCACCCACTTTTCCTCCCGTGTCACCTGTTGAGTCTTCTCCTCGTCCACCTCCCATGTTTGATGCTCCACCTTTCTTTATCCCTGCTACTGCCATATCAGCGCTCCCAGCGCCCGTGCCTCCAAAACCTTTCGTGCCCTCCGCGCCCGTGCTTCGCTGCTCTGACCGTCGCTCAGCTCCTCCAGCTCGCTTCAGTGATTATGTTTGCCCTACTTTGCTTTTTACCCAACCAATCGATTCGTCCTCTTCGTCGACAGGTCCTACCACCGGTACAAGGTATATTCTTGCTAATTTTCTCACTTATCATCATTTCTCACCCCAACAACAATCTTTCCTTGCTTCTATCAGTCAGCAGGTCGAACCTCACACTTATGCTCATGCTTCCCTTCATTCCTATTGGCAAGCTGCCATGGACTTTGAATTGCATGCTTTGGAGGCCACTAATACTTGGACACTCACTCATCTCCCTGCCGGTAAAACTCCCATTGGTTGTCATTGGGTGTATAAGATCAAACATCGTTCTGATGGTTCTATTGAATGTTATAAAGCTCGCCTCGTCGCCAAGGGTTACACTCAACTTGAAGGTGTTGATTATCACGATACCTTCTCCCCTACTGCTAAGATGGTCACTGTTCGTTGTTTATTAGCCCTCGCTGCTACCTGCGACTGGTCTTTCCTCCAACTTGATGTCCACAACGCTtttcttcatggtgatcttCATGAAGAAAATATATGA